A window of the Streptomyces sp. Ag109_O5-10 genome harbors these coding sequences:
- a CDS encoding ferritin-like fold-containing protein, with amino-acid sequence MRFMTSSDKPETASAEPTGVAAQDWARAAADPHYRAAVVDLLGALAYGELAAFERLAEDAKLAPSLVDKAELAKMASAEFHHFERLRNRLTEIGEDATQAMEPFVAALDGFHRQTAPSDWLEGLVKAYVGDSIASDFYREVAARLDSDTRELVLAVLDDTGHAGFAVEKVRAAIDADPRVGGRLALWARRLMGEALSQSQRVVADRDALSTMLVGGVADGFDLAEVGRMFSRITEAHTKRMAALGLAA; translated from the coding sequence GTGCGCTTCATGACGAGCTCTGACAAGCCTGAGACCGCCTCCGCCGAACCGACCGGTGTCGCCGCCCAGGACTGGGCGCGGGCGGCCGCCGACCCGCACTACCGTGCCGCGGTCGTGGACCTCCTCGGTGCCCTCGCGTACGGCGAGCTCGCGGCGTTCGAGCGGCTCGCGGAGGACGCCAAGCTGGCGCCCTCGCTGGTGGACAAGGCCGAGCTGGCGAAGATGGCGTCGGCCGAGTTCCACCACTTCGAGCGGTTGCGCAACCGGCTGACGGAGATCGGCGAGGACGCCACGCAGGCGATGGAGCCGTTCGTCGCGGCCCTCGACGGCTTCCACCGCCAGACGGCGCCGTCCGACTGGCTGGAGGGCCTGGTCAAGGCGTACGTGGGCGACTCGATCGCCAGTGACTTCTACCGGGAGGTCGCGGCCCGCCTCGACTCGGACACCCGCGAACTGGTGCTGGCCGTCCTCGACGACACCGGGCACGCCGGGTTCGCGGTGGAGAAGGTGCGCGCGGCGATCGACGCCGACCCGCGTGTCGGGGGCCGACTGGCCCTGTGGGCGCGGCGGTTGATGGGCGAGGCGCTGTCGCAGTCCCAGCGGGTGGTCGCCGACCGGGACGCGCTGTCGACCATGCTGGTCGGGGGAGTGGCCGACGGGTTCGACCTCGCCGAGGTGGGGCGGATGTTCTCGCGGATCACCGAGGCGCACACGAAGCGGATGGCTGCGCTGGGGCTGGCGGCCTGA
- a CDS encoding alpha/beta fold hydrolase, which yields MSSTELPSVPPTSVLPEAAAVRVAEGERLRSVGLPGVTLSVRSRPPAREGLPPALYLHGLGGSSQNWSQLMERLEDVVDSEAVDLPGFGDSPPPDDGDYSVTGHARAVIRYLDAAGRGPVHLFGNSLGGAVATRLAAVRPDLVRTLTLVSPALPELRVQRTAVPTVILGLPGIAGLLTRTTGKWTAEQRVRGVLALCYGDPSRVTPEAFEHAVEELERRLRLPYFWDAMARSARGIVNAYTLGGQHGLWRQAERVLAPTLLIYGGRDQLVGYRMARKAARSFRHSRLLSMPDAGHVAMMEYPGAVAGAFRELLASTDRPAGGPASGTVGGGPVAPGAGS from the coding sequence ATGTCTTCGACCGAGCTGCCCTCCGTGCCGCCCACCAGCGTGCTCCCCGAGGCGGCGGCAGTCAGGGTCGCGGAGGGCGAGCGGCTGCGGTCGGTGGGACTGCCCGGCGTCACCCTCTCGGTCCGTTCACGGCCGCCCGCGCGCGAGGGCCTGCCGCCCGCGCTCTACCTCCACGGGCTCGGCGGCTCCTCGCAGAACTGGTCGCAGCTGATGGAGCGGCTCGAAGACGTCGTGGACAGCGAGGCGGTCGACCTGCCCGGCTTCGGCGACTCGCCGCCGCCGGACGACGGCGACTACTCCGTCACCGGGCACGCGCGCGCGGTCATCCGCTACCTCGACGCGGCCGGCCGCGGTCCGGTCCATCTCTTCGGCAACTCCCTCGGCGGCGCCGTCGCCACCCGCCTCGCCGCCGTCCGCCCGGACCTCGTGCGCACCCTCACGCTCGTCTCGCCCGCCCTGCCCGAGCTGCGCGTGCAGCGCACGGCCGTACCGACGGTGATCCTCGGCCTCCCGGGCATCGCCGGGCTCCTCACCCGCACGACCGGCAAGTGGACCGCCGAACAGCGCGTACGGGGCGTGCTGGCCCTCTGCTACGGCGATCCCAGCCGGGTGACGCCCGAGGCGTTCGAGCACGCGGTGGAGGAGCTGGAACGGCGGCTGCGGCTGCCGTACTTCTGGGACGCGATGGCGCGGTCGGCACGCGGGATCGTCAACGCGTACACGCTGGGCGGCCAGCACGGGCTGTGGCGCCAGGCCGAGCGCGTCCTCGCCCCGACCCTCCTGATCTACGGCGGCCGCGACCAGCTCGTGGGCTACCGCATGGCCCGGAAGGCCGCCCGCAGCTTCCGCCACTCCCGGCTGCTGTCCATGCCGGACGCCGGGCACGTGGCGATGATGGAGTACCCGGGTGCGGTGGCCGGGGCGTTCCGTGAACTCCTCGCCTCCACCGACAGGCCGGCCGGCGGACCGGCTTCCGGGACCGTCGGCGGCGGTCCGGTCGCGCCGGGCGCGGGGAGCTGA
- a CDS encoding TetR/AcrR family transcriptional regulator: MTAIEQTEAARPRGTRLPRRARRNQLLGAAQEVFVAQGYHAAAMDDIAERAGVSKPVLYQHFPGKLDLYLALLDQHCEALIQAVRSALASTTDNKQRVRATMDAYFAYVEDDGGAFRLVFESDLTNEPAVRERVDKVTNECAEAICEVIAEDTGLPRAESMLLASGLGGLAQVVARSWLHSDRSVSRDQAVQLLTSLAWRGIAGFPLHGIDAHH; this comes from the coding sequence GTGACAGCCATCGAGCAGACAGAGGCAGCACGCCCGCGGGGCACGCGCCTGCCGCGCCGTGCCCGACGGAACCAGCTGCTGGGCGCCGCCCAGGAGGTGTTCGTCGCGCAGGGGTACCACGCGGCCGCGATGGACGACATCGCCGAACGCGCCGGCGTCAGCAAGCCGGTGCTCTACCAGCACTTCCCGGGCAAGCTCGACCTCTACCTGGCCCTGCTGGACCAGCACTGCGAGGCGCTGATCCAGGCGGTGCGCAGCGCGCTCGCGTCGACGACCGACAACAAGCAGCGGGTCCGGGCGACCATGGACGCCTATTTCGCGTACGTCGAGGACGACGGCGGGGCCTTCCGCCTGGTCTTCGAGTCCGACCTGACGAACGAGCCCGCGGTGCGCGAGCGCGTGGACAAGGTCACCAACGAGTGCGCCGAGGCGATCTGCGAGGTCATCGCGGAGGACACCGGTCTGCCGCGTGCCGAGTCGATGCTGCTGGCCTCCGGCCTCGGCGGTCTCGCCCAGGTGGTGGCCCGTTCCTGGCTGCACAGCGACCGCTCCGTCTCGCGCGACCAGGCGGTCCAGCTGCTGACCTCGCTGGCCTGGCGGGGCATCGCGGGATTCCCGTTGCACGGCATCGACGCGCACCACTGA
- a CDS encoding ABC transporter ATP-binding protein → MSLVQVTDLTVDFGDLRAVDGLSFTLEGGAALALVGESGSGKSTVAAALLGLHHGTGALLGGSIEVAGTDVQAASDGELRRLRGAKAAMVFQDPLSSLDPYYAIGDQIAEVYRVHTRASRRAARARAVEVLDRVGIPDARRRSRSRPHEFSGGMRQRALIAMALACEPELLIADEPTTALDVTVQAQILDLLHTLREETGMGLLLVTHDVGVAAESVDEVLVMRHGRVVEQGPVAAVLGAPAEPYTRELLSAVPRVDAVRAPSQASEEVVLEARGLRREFGRGKRAFAAVDDVTLTVRRGETLGVVGESGSGKTTLGRMLVGLLEPTAGEVRFDGHARVGVDPAVQMVFQDPVSSLNPRRSVGASIADPLRARGERDEGRIRGRVIELLERVGLEGAHYQRYPHEFSGGQRQRVGIARALAANPRVIVCDEPVSALDVTTQAQVVALLGELQRELGLALVFVAHDLAVVRQVSDRVAVMRRGRIVETGPADEVYDNPRDPYTRQLLAAVPALDPGAAAQRRAARRELASA, encoded by the coding sequence GTGAGTCTCGTCCAAGTCACCGATCTGACCGTCGACTTCGGCGACCTGCGGGCCGTGGACGGACTGTCGTTCACCTTGGAGGGCGGCGCCGCCCTCGCCCTGGTCGGCGAGTCCGGCTCCGGCAAGTCCACCGTCGCCGCGGCCCTGCTGGGCCTGCACCACGGCACGGGAGCGCTGCTCGGCGGCTCGATCGAGGTCGCCGGCACCGACGTACAGGCCGCCTCCGACGGCGAACTGCGCAGGTTGCGCGGCGCGAAGGCGGCGATGGTCTTCCAGGACCCGCTGTCGTCCCTCGACCCGTACTACGCGATCGGCGACCAGATCGCCGAGGTGTACCGCGTGCACACGCGCGCGTCACGACGGGCCGCACGCGCGCGTGCCGTGGAGGTGCTCGACCGGGTCGGCATCCCGGACGCCCGGCGCCGGTCCCGGTCCCGCCCGCACGAGTTCAGCGGCGGCATGCGGCAGCGCGCACTGATCGCCATGGCGCTCGCCTGCGAGCCCGAGCTGCTCATCGCGGACGAGCCCACCACCGCCCTCGACGTGACCGTCCAGGCCCAGATCCTCGACCTGCTGCACACCCTGCGCGAGGAGACCGGCATGGGCCTGCTGCTGGTCACCCATGACGTGGGCGTCGCCGCCGAGAGCGTCGACGAGGTGCTCGTCATGCGGCACGGGCGCGTGGTCGAACAGGGTCCGGTCGCCGCCGTGCTCGGCGCGCCCGCCGAGCCGTACACCCGGGAACTGCTCTCCGCCGTCCCGCGCGTGGACGCGGTGCGCGCACCCTCACAAGCCTCTGAGGAGGTCGTCCTGGAGGCACGGGGTCTGCGTCGCGAGTTCGGGCGCGGGAAGCGGGCGTTCGCGGCCGTGGACGACGTCACCCTGACCGTGCGCCGGGGCGAGACCCTCGGCGTGGTCGGCGAGAGCGGCAGCGGCAAGACCACCCTCGGCCGGATGCTGGTCGGGCTGCTGGAGCCGACCGCGGGGGAGGTCCGTTTCGACGGCCACGCGCGCGTGGGCGTGGACCCGGCCGTCCAGATGGTCTTCCAGGACCCGGTGTCCTCCCTCAACCCGCGGCGCAGCGTCGGAGCGTCGATCGCCGACCCGCTGCGGGCGCGGGGCGAACGCGACGAGGGGCGCATCCGGGGGCGCGTGATCGAACTGCTGGAGCGCGTGGGGCTCGAAGGGGCGCACTACCAGCGTTACCCGCACGAGTTCAGCGGCGGCCAGCGCCAGCGCGTGGGCATCGCGCGGGCGCTCGCGGCCAACCCCCGGGTCATCGTCTGCGACGAGCCGGTGTCCGCGCTGGACGTCACCACCCAGGCCCAGGTCGTCGCCCTGCTCGGCGAACTCCAGCGCGAACTCGGGCTCGCGCTCGTCTTCGTCGCCCACGACCTCGCCGTCGTGCGCCAGGTCAGCGACCGGGTCGCGGTCATGCGGCGCGGCCGGATCGTCGAGACCGGCCCGGCCGACGAGGTCTACGACAACCCCCGGGACCCGTACACCCGGCAGTTGCTGGCCGCCGTACCCGCCCTCGACCCCGGTGCCGCGGCCCAGCGGCGGGCGGCGCGTCGGGAACTGGCGTCGGCGTGA
- a CDS encoding Ms4533A family Cys-rich leader peptide, producing the protein MSSLHASARAAIELALIGVTALCVADIHCR; encoded by the coding sequence ATGTCGTCTCTTCACGCCTCCGCGCGCGCCGCCATCGAGCTGGCGCTCATCGGCGTGACCGCGCTCTGCGTGGCCGACATCCACTGTCGCTGA
- a CDS encoding ABC transporter substrate-binding protein, whose product MRHPSVTSARAAYVSLALVVAAGAAACGPKDNDANGSSGDSAPHKGGTLTVLNSDPQTDFDPARLYTSGGGNVPSLVFRTLTTRNRADGAAGTKVVPDLATDTGRPSKNATVWTYTLKAGLKYEDGTPITSGDIKYGIERSFAPELSGGAPYLRDWLVGAADYQGPYKDKKGLAAIETPDDRTIVFHLNKPEGEFPFLATQTQFTPVPKAKDTGTKYEEHPISSGPYKVVKNENDGEHLVLERNTYWSASVDDQRKAYPDKIDVQSGLDSSVINQRLSASQGADAAAVTTDTNLGPAELAKVTGDKELAARVGTGHFGYTNYIAFNPKVKPFDNPKVRQAISYAVDRSSVINAAGGSALAEPATTFLPDQKSFGYTPYDLFPAGGTGNAAKAKELLKEAGYPNGLTVTLTHDNAENFKTSPEIATALQDALKKAGITVKLQGLEDNNYSDTVHSVKTEPGFFLAAWGADWPSGGPFLAPIFDGRQIVKDGANFNASQLNDASVNAEIDAINKLTDLNAAAKRWGALDKKIGAQALTVPLFHPVYKRLVGKDIKNVVISDWTGVLDISQVAVK is encoded by the coding sequence ATGCGTCACCCGTCCGTAACCAGCGCCCGTGCGGCGTACGTTTCGCTTGCCCTCGTCGTGGCAGCGGGCGCCGCCGCCTGCGGGCCGAAGGACAACGATGCCAACGGCTCCAGTGGCGACTCCGCGCCGCACAAGGGCGGCACGCTCACCGTCCTGAACTCCGACCCGCAGACGGACTTCGACCCGGCCCGCCTGTACACCTCCGGCGGCGGCAACGTGCCGTCCCTGGTCTTCCGTACGCTCACCACCCGCAACCGCGCGGACGGCGCCGCCGGCACCAAGGTGGTCCCCGACCTGGCCACCGACACCGGGCGCCCCAGCAAGAACGCGACCGTGTGGACCTACACCCTGAAGGCGGGCCTCAAGTACGAGGACGGCACCCCGATCACGTCCGGCGACATCAAGTACGGCATCGAGCGCTCCTTCGCCCCCGAACTCTCCGGCGGCGCGCCCTACCTGCGGGACTGGCTGGTCGGCGCCGCCGACTACCAGGGGCCGTACAAGGACAAGAAGGGGCTCGCGGCGATCGAGACGCCGGACGACCGCACCATCGTCTTCCACCTGAACAAGCCCGAGGGCGAGTTCCCGTTCCTGGCCACGCAGACGCAGTTCACGCCCGTCCCGAAGGCCAAGGACACCGGCACCAAGTACGAGGAGCACCCGATCTCGTCCGGCCCGTACAAGGTCGTCAAGAACGAGAACGACGGCGAGCACCTGGTCCTTGAACGCAACACGTACTGGTCCGCCTCCGTCGACGACCAGCGCAAGGCGTACCCCGACAAGATCGACGTGCAGTCCGGGCTGGACTCGTCCGTGATCAACCAGCGGCTGTCGGCGTCCCAGGGGGCGGACGCGGCCGCCGTGACGACGGACACCAACCTCGGCCCGGCCGAACTCGCCAAGGTCACCGGCGACAAGGAACTCGCCGCGCGCGTCGGCACCGGCCACTTCGGCTACACGAATTACATAGCGTTCAACCCGAAGGTCAAGCCGTTCGACAACCCCAAGGTGCGGCAGGCCATCTCCTACGCCGTCGACCGGTCGTCCGTGATCAACGCGGCGGGCGGCAGCGCCCTCGCCGAGCCGGCGACCACCTTCCTGCCCGACCAGAAGTCCTTCGGCTACACGCCGTACGACCTCTTCCCGGCGGGCGGCACCGGCAACGCGGCCAAGGCCAAGGAGCTGCTGAAGGAGGCCGGTTACCCGAACGGGCTCACCGTCACGCTGACCCACGACAACGCCGAGAACTTCAAGACGAGCCCCGAGATCGCGACCGCGCTCCAGGACGCCCTCAAGAAGGCCGGCATCACGGTCAAGCTGCAGGGCCTGGAGGACAACAACTACTCCGACACGGTCCACAGCGTGAAGACCGAGCCCGGTTTCTTCCTCGCCGCGTGGGGTGCCGACTGGCCTTCCGGCGGTCCCTTCCTCGCCCCGATCTTCGACGGCCGGCAGATCGTCAAGGACGGCGCGAACTTCAACGCCTCCCAGCTCAACGATGCTTCGGTCAACGCCGAGATTGACGCGATCAACAAGTTGACCGATCTCAACGCCGCCGCCAAGCGGTGGGGTGCACTGGACAAGAAGATCGGCGCACAGGCGCTGACCGTGCCGCTGTTCCACCCCGTCTACAAGCGGCTGGTCGGCAAGGACATCAAGAACGTCGTGATCAGCGACTGGACCGGTGTCCTGGACATCTCCCAGGTCGCGGTGAAGTAA
- a CDS encoding DUF3152 domain-containing protein, which yields MPIPRQRQGGPGGPRQGGPGGPRQDYVDAFDEDVDVFAPHPRIGAQRAETYPPGSGTHTSPLPAGVDGGAGDTGHAPPAGEPALPRGGKSRAFAGVAAAAVTTVLAVIVAGQVIDGRDGSAARSQSAPDGTRATDGAASRGDGRTTPSAAASASPGVVTLSYEQAMGEKYPLSAKLTGSGKFSTVPGSAPAPGKGRKYTYRVDVEQGLGLDGKLFAEAVQKTLNDERSWAHDGARTFARVSTGRPDFVITLASPGTTAKWCAKSGLDTTEDNVSCDSASTERVMINAYRWAQGSKTYGDKIHAYRQMLINHEVGHRLGHGHVTCDKDGELAPVMQQQTKFLDHDGIHCLPNPWPYPKS from the coding sequence GTGCCGATACCGCGGCAGCGGCAGGGCGGCCCTGGCGGTCCGCGGCAGGGCGGGCCCGGCGGTCCGCGGCAGGACTACGTCGACGCCTTCGACGAGGACGTCGACGTCTTCGCGCCCCACCCCCGCATCGGCGCCCAGCGCGCGGAGACGTATCCGCCCGGCTCCGGTACGCACACCTCCCCGCTCCCGGCCGGCGTCGACGGCGGTGCGGGCGACACCGGCCACGCGCCGCCCGCCGGCGAGCCCGCGCTGCCCAGGGGCGGCAAGAGCCGGGCCTTCGCGGGCGTCGCGGCCGCCGCCGTCACCACCGTGCTCGCGGTGATCGTCGCCGGGCAGGTGATCGACGGCCGCGACGGCTCCGCCGCACGCTCGCAGTCGGCCCCGGACGGTACGCGGGCCACCGACGGCGCCGCCTCGCGCGGGGACGGCCGTACGACGCCTTCCGCGGCGGCCTCCGCCTCGCCGGGCGTGGTGACGCTGTCGTACGAGCAGGCGATGGGCGAGAAGTACCCGCTCAGCGCCAAGCTGACCGGGTCCGGGAAGTTCAGCACCGTGCCCGGGAGCGCGCCTGCGCCGGGCAAGGGGCGGAAGTACACCTACCGCGTCGACGTGGAGCAGGGGCTGGGCCTGGACGGGAAGCTGTTCGCCGAGGCCGTGCAGAAGACGCTCAACGACGAGCGCAGCTGGGCCCACGACGGCGCCCGTACCTTCGCGCGCGTGTCCACCGGCAGGCCCGACTTCGTGATCACGCTCGCCAGCCCCGGCACCACCGCCAAGTGGTGCGCCAAGTCCGGCCTCGACACGACCGAGGACAACGTGTCCTGCGACTCGGCGTCCACCGAACGCGTCATGATCAACGCATACAGATGGGCCCAGGGCAGCAAGACGTACGGCGACAAGATCCACGCCTACCGGCAGATGCTGATCAACCACGAGGTCGGCCACCGGCTCGGTCACGGCCATGTGACCTGCGACAAGGACGGCGAGCTCGCGCCGGTCATGCAGCAGCAGACCAAGTTCCTCGACCACGACGGAATCCACTGTCTGCCCAACCCCTGGCCGTATCCCAAGAGTTGA
- a CDS encoding DUF3107 domain-containing protein, whose amino-acid sequence MEVKIGVQHAPREIVLESGLNAEEVERIVADALAGKSQVLSLEDERGRKVLIPTDRLAYIELGEPTVRKVGFSAV is encoded by the coding sequence GTGGAGGTCAAGATCGGCGTGCAGCACGCGCCCCGCGAGATCGTTCTGGAGAGCGGTCTGAACGCCGAGGAGGTCGAGCGCATCGTCGCCGACGCGCTGGCCGGCAAGTCACAGGTGCTGTCCCTGGAGGACGAGCGCGGCCGCAAGGTCCTGATTCCGACGGACCGCCTGGCGTACATCGAGCTCGGCGAGCCGACGGTGCGCAAGGTCGGCTTCAGCGCGGTCTGA
- a CDS encoding ABC transporter permease has translation MNGFGGFLLRRTIGTVATLLAISVIVYVVFYVTPGNVAQITCGPRCSPEQVHQVAQQLHLGDPLYVRYWHFLEGLVVGQDYSTGTSVEHCSAPCLGLSYQTDQQVLSIILTRLPVSLSLVIGAMVLWLLLGVGTGVLSVWRRGRLTERVLTGLTLAGWATPVFVIGLVLMIVVCGELQLLPFPQYVKFTDDPEQWAWNLLLPWFSLALIESASFARMTRASMLETLAEDHIRTFRAYGVGERSIVGRHALRGALAPVIALNANNFGSAVGGAVLTETLFGLPGLGQELVHAVSVVDLPVVVGMVLVVGFFVVLANAVADVLYAVADRRVVLT, from the coding sequence GTGAACGGCTTCGGCGGCTTCCTGCTGCGCCGCACCATCGGCACCGTGGCGACCCTGCTCGCCATCTCGGTGATCGTCTACGTCGTCTTCTACGTCACCCCGGGCAACGTCGCCCAGATCACCTGCGGCCCGCGCTGCTCCCCGGAGCAGGTGCACCAGGTGGCCCAGCAACTGCACCTCGGCGACCCGCTGTACGTGCGCTACTGGCACTTCCTGGAGGGCCTGGTCGTCGGCCAGGACTACTCCACCGGCACCTCCGTGGAGCACTGCTCCGCACCCTGCCTCGGCCTGTCGTACCAGACCGACCAGCAGGTCCTGAGCATCATCCTGACCAGGCTCCCGGTCAGCCTCTCGCTGGTAATCGGCGCGATGGTGCTGTGGCTGCTCCTGGGCGTCGGCACGGGCGTGCTCTCCGTCTGGCGGCGCGGCCGGCTCACCGAGCGGGTGCTGACCGGCCTCACGCTGGCCGGCTGGGCCACGCCGGTCTTCGTCATCGGCCTGGTCCTGATGATCGTCGTCTGCGGCGAACTGCAACTGCTGCCCTTCCCGCAGTACGTGAAGTTCACCGACGATCCCGAGCAGTGGGCTTGGAACCTGCTGCTGCCGTGGTTCTCCCTCGCCCTCATCGAGTCCGCGTCGTTCGCCCGGATGACCCGGGCTTCGATGCTGGAGACCCTGGCCGAGGACCACATCCGCACCTTCCGCGCGTACGGCGTCGGCGAGCGGTCGATCGTCGGCCGGCACGCCCTGCGCGGAGCGCTCGCGCCGGTCATCGCGCTCAACGCCAACAACTTCGGCTCGGCCGTCGGCGGAGCCGTGCTCACGGAGACGCTGTTCGGCCTGCCCGGCCTCGGCCAGGAACTCGTGCACGCCGTCAGCGTGGTCGACCTGCCCGTCGTCGTCGGCATGGTCCTCGTCGTCGGCTTCTTCGTGGTGCTCGCCAACGCCGTCGCGGACGTCCTGTACGCGGTGGCCGACCGACGGGTGGTACTGACGTGA
- a CDS encoding ABC transporter permease, translated as MSEAIVATQAPEALASGASGARRFWRRLRTQRAATVAAGVVALLVLVALAAPLLTALEGQDPFTYHPALIDSARGGVPVGSLGGVSADHWLGVEPQTGRDLFARLVYGARVSLGVAFAATVIQVLLGLVVGVAAALGGGWVDQVLSRITDIIVALPLMIMSLALLAIVPQSFPRPVLVTLVIGLIAWGSMAKIVRAQTLTLKGLDYVAAARLSGWGAWRIARRELLPGLAAPVITYASILIPVNISTEAALSFLGVGVKPPTPSWGQMLTAADVWYQAAPQYLLLPAGALFVTVLALTVLGDGVRTALDPRAASRLGVGTGRRRAALTAAKATAGAAAKTTAKEESA; from the coding sequence GTGAGCGAGGCAATTGTCGCCACCCAGGCCCCCGAGGCGCTCGCCTCGGGGGCCTCGGGGGCTCGTCGGTTCTGGCGGCGGCTGCGCACGCAGCGGGCCGCCACGGTCGCGGCGGGCGTCGTCGCGCTGCTCGTCCTGGTCGCGCTCGCCGCGCCGCTGCTCACCGCGCTGGAGGGCCAGGACCCGTTCACCTACCACCCCGCCCTCATCGACTCCGCGCGCGGCGGCGTGCCGGTCGGCTCCCTCGGCGGCGTCTCCGCCGACCACTGGCTGGGCGTCGAGCCGCAGACCGGGCGGGACCTGTTCGCACGGCTGGTGTACGGGGCGCGGGTGTCCCTGGGTGTCGCGTTCGCGGCGACCGTGATCCAGGTCCTCCTCGGGCTGGTCGTCGGCGTGGCGGCCGCGCTCGGCGGTGGATGGGTTGATCAAGTGTTGAGCCGGATCACGGACATCATCGTCGCACTGCCCCTGATGATCATGTCGCTGGCGCTGCTCGCGATCGTGCCGCAGAGCTTCCCCAGGCCCGTCCTGGTCACCCTCGTCATCGGGCTCATCGCGTGGGGCAGCATGGCGAAGATCGTGCGTGCCCAGACACTCACCCTGAAGGGGCTCGACTACGTCGCCGCCGCCCGGCTCAGCGGCTGGGGCGCCTGGCGCATCGCCCGCCGTGAACTGCTGCCCGGCCTGGCCGCACCGGTCATCACGTACGCCTCGATCCTCATCCCGGTCAACATCAGCACCGAGGCGGCCCTGTCCTTCCTCGGCGTCGGGGTGAAGCCGCCGACGCCCTCGTGGGGCCAGATGCTCACCGCTGCCGACGTCTGGTACCAGGCGGCCCCGCAGTACCTGCTCCTGCCGGCCGGCGCGCTGTTCGTGACCGTCCTCGCGCTGACCGTCCTCGGCGACGGCGTCCGCACCGCCCTGGACCCGCGCGCCGCCTCCCGGCTCGGCGTCGGCACCGGCCGCAGGCGCGCGGCCCTGACGGCGGCGAAGGCGACGGCGGGGGCGGCGGCGAAGACGACGGCGAAGGAGGAATCCGCGTGA